Proteins from a genomic interval of Clostridium sp. 'deep sea':
- a CDS encoding ornithine--oxo-acid transaminase, with protein sequence MSNSQQVIDLANKFGAKNYKPLNIVISKAEGIWVEDPEGNKYMDMLSAYSAVNQGHRHPKIIEALLEQAQRVTLTSRAFHNDKLGSFYEKVVKVTGKDLVLPMNTGAEAVETAIKAARRWGYFVKGIADNQAEIIACTGNFHGRTMAAVSLSSEPAYKRGFGPMLPGIKLVPYGDAEALAAAITPNTAAFLFEPIQGEAGINIPAQGYVAKVREICSKNNVLMIADEIQTGLGRTGRMFACDWENVVPDIYIIGKALSGGILPASCVAANKEILEVFEPGSHGSTFGGNPLACAVSIAAIDVLLNEKLAERSNELGSYLLNKLKEIKSDKITHLRGRGLFIGIELNQSARPYCEQLKELGLLCKETHDNVIRLAPPLIINKEELDWAIDRIKKVLE encoded by the coding sequence ATGTCTAATTCACAACAAGTTATTGATCTGGCTAATAAATTTGGAGCCAAAAACTATAAACCGCTTAATATAGTTATTTCTAAGGCAGAGGGTATTTGGGTAGAAGATCCAGAGGGTAACAAGTATATGGATATGCTGAGTGCTTATTCAGCAGTTAATCAAGGCCATCGTCATCCTAAAATTATAGAGGCGTTACTAGAGCAAGCTCAAAGAGTAACTTTAACTTCTAGGGCTTTTCATAACGATAAATTAGGTTCTTTTTATGAAAAGGTTGTTAAGGTTACTGGTAAAGACTTAGTTTTACCAATGAATACTGGTGCTGAAGCAGTAGAAACCGCTATAAAAGCTGCTCGCAGATGGGGTTATTTTGTAAAAGGAATAGCTGATAATCAAGCTGAAATTATAGCTTGTACAGGTAACTTTCACGGGCGTACAATGGCTGCAGTATCATTGTCCTCTGAGCCAGCTTATAAACGTGGTTTTGGTCCTATGTTGCCAGGCATTAAGTTAGTGCCCTATGGTGATGCTGAAGCATTAGCCGCAGCTATTACACCAAATACAGCTGCATTTTTATTTGAGCCTATTCAGGGTGAAGCTGGAATAAATATTCCTGCACAGGGTTATGTGGCAAAAGTAAGAGAAATTTGTAGCAAAAATAATGTTTTAATGATTGCTGATGAAATTCAAACTGGTTTAGGTAGAACTGGTAGAATGTTTGCCTGTGATTGGGAGAATGTTGTTCCAGATATTTATATTATTGGTAAGGCACTAAGTGGCGGTATTTTACCGGCTTCATGTGTTGCTGCCAATAAAGAAATTTTGGAAGTTTTTGAACCAGGCTCTCATGGCTCTACCTTTGGTGGTAATCCACTAGCTTGTGCTGTATCAATAGCAGCAATAGATGTACTACTTAATGAAAAATTAGCTGAAAGATCTAATGAATTAGGTAGCTATTTGCTTAATAAGTTAAAAGAAATTAAGAGCGATAAAATAACTCACTTGCGTGGTAGAGGATTATTTATTGGTATTGAGTTAAATCAATCTGCCAGACCCTATTGTGAGCAACTAAAAGAGTTAGGTTTATTATGTAAAGAAACCCATGATAACGTGATAAGATTAGCCCCTCCACTTATTATTAATAAAGAAGAGTTAGACTGGGCTATTGATAGAATTAAAAAGGTACTAGAGTAA
- a CDS encoding TetR/AcrR family transcriptional regulator — protein sequence MPKQTFFNLPYFKRNLIINNTYDLFINNDYKDITIRAIAKNANISIGSFYQYFEDKDDMYLYLIIAIEEKVFMKFKELHGTIFTEKDDLILEKILSPKELAFDNTWYNAPIEVMMKFYFGKFSRKLNHSIYIELQEYKNKGKLKDFVDVELVFYHYVTSMFNMIMYFRENNITDEEVKTEIKNNFYIDVFLHGILKKEA from the coding sequence TTGCCAAAGCAAACGTTTTTTAATCTGCCCTATTTTAAAAGAAACTTAATTATTAATAATACATATGATTTGTTTATTAATAATGATTATAAGGATATAACAATAAGGGCTATTGCTAAAAATGCCAATATCTCTATCGGCAGTTTTTATCAATACTTTGAAGATAAAGATGACATGTATTTATACTTAATAATAGCTATAGAAGAAAAGGTATTCATGAAGTTTAAAGAACTGCATGGAACTATTTTTACTGAAAAAGATGATTTAATTTTAGAAAAGATTCTTTCACCTAAAGAGTTAGCTTTTGACAATACTTGGTACAATGCACCTATTGAAGTTATGATGAAATTTTACTTTGGAAAGTTTAGCAGAAAGCTAAATCACTCTATTTATATAGAGCTACAAGAATATAAAAATAAAGGTAAGCTAAAAGATTTTGTGGATGTTGAACTAGTTTTTTATCATTATGTAACCTCTATGTTTAACATGATAATGTACTTTAGAGAGAATAATATCACTGATGAAGAGGTAAAGACAGAAATAAAAAACAACTTTTACATAGACGTGTTTTTGCATGGTATTCTTAAAAAAGAAGCATAA
- the secF gene encoding protein translocase subunit SecF, whose protein sequence is MKLQIIKNRKKFYLLSAIILIIGIGSLFVRGLNLGIDFTSGTILEIDLKQDVPTGDVRAIVNEMDLTQEPVVRKLGESNVVQIKTETLSDDHRQSLLTKLRETYPESTLEKADLVDPIFGKELARQAFFALLIANFLMVIYITWRFEFKFAIAAILALLHDVIVVLTVFSIAQIELNSSFVAAILLIVGYSINDTIVIFDRIRENLKRRKRGEPIEETVNYSLQQTMRRSINTSITTLLAVGSLLFLGGATLRPFALALFVGIISGTYSSIFFASPIWVDWKKRSA, encoded by the coding sequence ATGAAACTACAAATTATTAAAAATCGTAAAAAGTTTTATTTGCTTTCTGCCATTATTTTAATTATTGGTATTGGATCACTATTTGTAAGAGGTCTAAACCTAGGTATAGACTTTACAAGTGGTACAATTTTAGAGATTGATTTAAAACAAGATGTACCAACAGGTGATGTAAGAGCAATAGTTAATGAAATGGATTTAACTCAAGAGCCTGTTGTTAGAAAACTTGGTGAGTCTAATGTAGTTCAAATAAAGACCGAAACTTTATCTGATGATCACCGTCAATCTTTATTAACTAAACTAAGAGAGACTTATCCTGAGTCTACTTTAGAAAAAGCGGATTTAGTTGATCCTATTTTTGGTAAGGAATTGGCACGTCAGGCCTTTTTCGCTTTATTAATTGCCAACTTTTTAATGGTAATTTATATTACTTGGCGTTTTGAATTTAAGTTTGCAATTGCAGCTATTTTAGCTTTATTACATGATGTTATTGTGGTATTAACAGTATTTTCAATTGCACAAATTGAACTTAATAGTAGTTTTGTTGCTGCTATTCTTTTAATTGTTGGTTACTCAATAAATGATACTATTGTAATATTTGACCGTATCAGAGAAAACTTAAAACGTCGTAAACGTGGTGAGCCAATTGAAGAAACAGTTAATTATAGCTTACAACAAACAATGAGACGCTCAATCAACACCTCAATAACAACACTATTAGCAGTTGGTTCATTATTGTTCTTAGGTGGAGCAACATTAAGACCATTCGCTTTAGCGTTATTTGTGGGTATTATTAGCGGAACATATTCTTCTATTTTCTTTGCCAGTCCTATATGGGTTGACTGGAAAAAAAGATCAGCCTAG
- a CDS encoding PucR family transcriptional regulator translates to MQITINEMLNLPTFSSFKLVAGKEGLHNYVKKVGIIDHETQDMIINSFEVNEFVLSTFLGIKENPEQLLIYVQELIKARVSGLAIKDIFFRQLPQNIINYANKHAFPIFIYSKVYYEDIIMSVLNANKEKQCIISLQHKLNDIKCGKLKKNDIKQQALSINKGFKNNHYVAFCKPHKNLSLTGQAVSTSLVKYHNTHSIIPYKEGVLAIFTANRAFKVEYLINSLANIGITTNSYVIGVSNNYSQLYDLTKSINESLYACEYAFKFNLEIISYNDLGINRALLPLQNNEWLTSYAKKVITPLLTYDLQNDFTLLKTAICYVKNNGDIKLTAKELIQHSNTVRYRINKIKQLITCEAGVNDFYLELSLAISTYLLKPFSL, encoded by the coding sequence ATGCAAATTACAATAAATGAAATGCTCAATTTACCAACGTTTAGTAGTTTTAAACTAGTGGCTGGCAAAGAGGGTTTACATAATTATGTTAAAAAGGTTGGTATTATTGATCACGAGACCCAAGATATGATTATTAACAGTTTTGAGGTAAATGAGTTTGTATTAAGTACCTTCTTAGGTATTAAAGAAAATCCCGAGCAGTTACTTATTTATGTGCAAGAGTTAATTAAGGCTAGAGTAAGTGGTCTTGCAATTAAAGATATCTTTTTTAGGCAGTTGCCTCAAAATATTATAAACTATGCAAATAAACATGCTTTTCCAATTTTTATTTACAGTAAGGTTTATTACGAAGACATAATAATGAGTGTTTTAAATGCTAATAAGGAAAAACAATGCATTATATCATTGCAACATAAACTAAACGATATAAAGTGCGGAAAGTTAAAAAAAAATGATATTAAGCAGCAGGCACTATCTATAAATAAAGGATTTAAAAATAATCACTATGTAGCGTTTTGTAAACCACATAAAAATCTCTCATTAACAGGTCAAGCAGTATCAACTTCACTAGTTAAATATCATAATACTCACTCTATTATTCCATATAAAGAGGGAGTACTGGCTATATTTACTGCAAACAGAGCTTTTAAAGTAGAGTATCTTATAAATTCATTAGCTAACATAGGAATAACAACTAACAGCTACGTAATAGGTGTTAGTAACAATTACAGCCAATTATATGATTTAACTAAATCTATAAATGAAAGTTTATATGCCTGTGAGTATGCATTTAAATTTAACTTAGAAATAATCTCCTATAATGATTTAGGTATAAATAGAGCATTGTTACCTTTGCAAAATAATGAATGGCTTACCAGTTATGCCAAAAAAGTTATTACCCCGTTACTAACATATGACTTGCAAAATGATTTTACACTACTTAAAACAGCTATCTGTTATGTGAAAAATAACGGAGACATAAAATTAACAGCTAAAGAGTTAATTCAACACAGTAATACTGTAAGATACCGTATTAATAAAATAAAGCAACTAATAACATGTGAAGCTGGGGTAAACGACTTTTACTTAGAGCTTAGTTTAGCTATAAGTACCTATCTATTAAAACCTTTTTCTTTATAA
- a CDS encoding DMT family transporter, translated as MTKKIKADLALFIVTMGWGASFFLTKSSLAHLNTFNFLAIRFFVAFIISSLIFIKQMLCIDKATLKYGLLIGLVLYATFALQTLGLNYTTASKSAFITGINVMLVPLLSTILLKKAPNKKTILSVIIAFIGLGLLTINKNIQGINIGDFYTFICAIACAFHILLTGKYTKKTNSIAFAVVQIGVCAVLSLITSLVYEQPVLPTDFNIWRNIFILSVVCTSGAYIVQSVAQRYTSATHTALIYTTEPVFAAVFAYIFLHEVLSIKGYVGALLIVSGMLFTEINFKKIFNNKKNVSVAD; from the coding sequence ATGACTAAAAAAATAAAAGCAGATTTAGCATTATTTATAGTAACTATGGGGTGGGGAGCATCGTTTTTTTTAACAAAGAGTTCTCTAGCTCATTTAAATACTTTTAACTTCTTAGCTATAAGATTTTTTGTTGCATTTATAATTTCTTCTTTGATATTTATAAAACAAATGTTATGCATAGATAAAGCTACTCTAAAATATGGTTTATTAATAGGCCTAGTATTATATGCTACATTTGCCTTGCAGACTTTGGGTTTAAACTATACTACAGCCTCAAAATCAGCATTTATTACAGGGATTAATGTAATGTTGGTTCCTTTACTCTCTACTATTTTATTAAAAAAAGCTCCTAATAAAAAAACAATATTAAGTGTTATTATTGCTTTTATAGGATTAGGATTGTTAACAATAAATAAAAATATCCAGGGAATAAACATTGGTGATTTTTATACCTTTATTTGTGCTATTGCCTGTGCATTTCATATTTTACTAACTGGTAAATATACTAAAAAAACTAATTCTATAGCTTTTGCTGTGGTGCAAATAGGGGTATGCGCGGTATTAAGCCTAATAACCTCTTTAGTATATGAACAGCCTGTACTACCAACTGACTTTAATATTTGGAGAAATATATTTATACTTAGTGTGGTATGTACTTCGGGTGCTTATATTGTGCAAAGTGTTGCTCAAAGGTATACTAGCGCAACACATACAGCTTTAATATATACTACTGAGCCAGTGTTTGCTGCTGTGTTTGCTTATATATTTTTACATGAAGTATTGAGCATAAAAGGTTATGTTGGTGCTTTGTTAATAGTTAGTGGAATGTTATTTACCGAAATAAATTTTAAAAAAATTTTTAATAATAAAAAAAATGTTAGCGTAGCTGATTAA
- a CDS encoding PucR family transcriptional regulator — translation MSVMIKDILQLEVFKNHKLLAGKDGLTNLVDKVGIIDHETEDMIIGSYEKGEFVISTFFIIKNNASKLFDYVRNLVQANTSGLAIKDIYFSNIPQNVIDFADENNFPIFIFQEVFYEDIITSIVNAIKDKQCIETVSLKIDNILTGNLNTTAIKKLALKINRNFAEKHAVVFCKAKNTNKALSIWQFLQKFKPFNRYNSIIPYNNGYLIIYTFQQLKEADYETIIINRLSDIGFNCKDYNIGVSSLYYKLDQLYLSINESMFAYTHTLTTDNNISYFYRIGTSKILIPVLDNLWVKKYLNEMITPLLEYDKHNDVNLVKTALIYVENNGDIKLTAQRMFQHTNTIRYRINKIKKVLDENNYVQDFYHELSIAVKLYKLFSLK, via the coding sequence ATGTCTGTTATGATTAAGGATATTCTTCAGCTAGAGGTGTTTAAAAATCATAAATTATTAGCCGGTAAAGATGGTTTAACTAATTTAGTAGATAAAGTAGGAATAATAGACCATGAGACTGAGGATATGATAATTGGTAGTTATGAGAAAGGTGAGTTTGTAATAAGTACCTTTTTTATTATTAAAAATAATGCAAGCAAATTATTTGACTATGTACGAAATCTTGTACAAGCTAATACGAGTGGTTTAGCCATAAAAGATATTTATTTTAGTAATATACCTCAAAATGTAATTGATTTTGCTGACGAAAATAATTTTCCAATATTTATTTTTCAGGAAGTATTCTACGAAGATATTATAACTAGTATAGTCAATGCCATAAAAGACAAACAATGTATTGAAACAGTAAGTCTAAAAATAGACAATATTTTAACTGGTAATTTGAATACAACTGCAATAAAAAAATTAGCCTTAAAAATTAATAGAAATTTCGCAGAAAAACACGCAGTGGTTTTTTGCAAAGCAAAAAATACTAATAAAGCACTTAGCATTTGGCAGTTCTTACAAAAGTTTAAACCATTTAATAGGTATAATTCAATAATTCCTTATAATAATGGTTATTTAATTATATATACATTTCAACAATTAAAAGAGGCAGATTATGAAACTATTATTATTAATAGATTAAGTGACATAGGATTTAATTGTAAAGATTATAATATAGGAGTTAGTAGCCTTTATTACAAACTAGATCAATTGTATCTTTCCATTAATGAAAGCATGTTTGCATATACCCATACCTTAACTACTGATAATAATATTTCTTATTTTTATAGAATAGGAACAAGTAAAATTTTAATACCTGTGCTAGATAACTTGTGGGTTAAAAAATACCTAAATGAAATGATAACTCCTTTACTAGAATATGATAAACATAATGATGTTAACTTAGTTAAAACAGCCCTAATCTATGTTGAAAATAATGGAGACATTAAATTAACTGCCCAGCGTATGTTTCAACATACAAATACAATTAGGTACCGTATAAATAAAATAAAAAAGGTTTTAGATGAAAATAATTATGTTCAAGATTTTTATCATGAGTTGAGCATTGCCGTAAAACTCTATAAACTATTTTCATTGAAATAA
- a CDS encoding DUF2785 domain-containing protein — protein sequence MNRQELKTLLLKMKKTNFEIPKSVDANDLTNNMVKCIGDIDPVFRDELILSCLWTLIERDDVSIKQQNVILKDLLSNEHLFLGLGEIEHDTVFNRTFSNLIIGVLVAKLENINYTLIVDRVLDYGHKELDLRGYVECKGWAHSTAHLADVLVSLAAHNKATAQSLKMMLELIHKKTTDNSFTYIYGEDERMARATEVIFNNKNLKEHEIASYIKKFKKIEGEYLDCCQGNFNAKNYLRSLYFRLRKINYDPQIVKVIYLVLTEEF from the coding sequence ATGAACCGACAGGAACTGAAGACTTTATTATTAAAAATGAAAAAAACAAATTTTGAAATTCCTAAATCAGTTGATGCAAACGATTTAACTAACAATATGGTTAAATGTATTGGTGATATTGATCCAGTGTTTAGAGATGAGTTAATTCTCTCGTGTTTATGGACACTTATAGAGAGAGATGATGTTTCAATAAAACAGCAAAACGTTATTTTAAAAGATTTATTATCTAATGAACATCTTTTTTTAGGGCTAGGTGAGATTGAGCATGATACGGTATTTAACCGTACATTTTCAAATCTCATAATAGGTGTTTTAGTAGCAAAGCTAGAAAACATAAATTATACTTTAATTGTAGATAGAGTACTAGATTATGGACATAAAGAGTTAGATTTAAGGGGTTATGTAGAATGTAAAGGATGGGCTCACTCTACAGCTCATTTAGCCGACGTTTTAGTAAGTCTGGCAGCTCATAATAAAGCAACAGCCCAAAGCCTAAAAATGATGCTTGAACTTATTCACAAAAAAACAACGGATAATTCTTTTACTTATATTTATGGTGAAGATGAGCGTATGGCAAGAGCAACAGAAGTTATATTTAATAACAAGAATTTAAAAGAACATGAAATAGCAAGTTATATTAAAAAGTTTAAGAAAATAGAAGGTGAATACCTAGATTGTTGCCAAGGTAATTTTAATGCTAAAAATTACTTAAGAAGTTTATATTTTAGACTACGTAAGATAAATTATGATCCCCAGATAGTTAAGGTTATTTACTTAGTATTAACAGAAGAATTCTAA